One window from the genome of Alnus glutinosa chromosome 13, dhAlnGlut1.1, whole genome shotgun sequence encodes:
- the LOC133854937 gene encoding subtilisin-like protease SBT3.9 → MDTNSRNWKWARKNHLLAVLSIFLLQNHLHVSVMFVEAKSSVHIVYMGQKKYDDPATTKNSHHKMLSTLLGSKEAAKSSILYSYRHGFSGFAARLTESQAEAIADFPGVVQVIPNRIHKLHTTRSWDFIGINQHSSKNLLRNSNMGEGTIIGMIDSGVWPESECFNDEGMGPVPSRWKGICQQGERFNSTNCNKKLIGARWFVKGMRDESKLPINDTDTIEFLSPRDVIGHGTHTASTAAGYFVKNANYRGLAAGLARGGAPLAHLAIYKACWAIGNGGCSDADLLKAFDKAIHDGVDILSLSVGDDIPLFSYVDQRDPIAIGSFHATAKGISVVCSAGNDGPISQTISNTAPWVITVAATTIDRAFPTAITLGNNRTIWGQSIDIGKHHLGFTGLTYSERIAVDPTDDSAKDCQPGSLNATKAAGKIVLCFSKSHQQNIASASNSVLVAGGVGLIFAHFHDDGLLSCNIIPCIRVDYEVGTQILSYIRRARSPTAKLSFPRTDIGNWVSPRVASFSSRGPSSMSPSVLKPDIAAPGVDILAAYPPVYTKHSNGFALQSGTSMACPHVAGIVALIKSVHQNWSPAAIRSALVTTAYQIGTDGTNISQDGPNRKVADAFDLGGGHVNPNKAVDPGLIYNISTDDYVQFLCSIGYSSASIASLTKTTIDCVEKSHFELNLNLPSITIPNLKKTVTVTRTVTNVGHLTSVYKVMVEAPYDIKMTVKPQTLSFNSTTQILSFQVTFSSTQKLYGDYKFGSLTWTDGKHLVRIPIAVRPSNLDHIYGNA, encoded by the exons ATGGATACCAATTCAAGAAACTGGAAATGGGCAAGAAAAAACCACTTGCTTGCAGTTCTCTCTATCTTTTTGTTGCAAAACCATCTTCATGTCTCTGTAATGTTTGTTGAGGCCAAAAGTAGT GTGCATATTGTATATATGGGACAGAAGAAGTATGATGATCCAGCCACTACCAAAAATTCTCACCATAAAATGCTATCAACCTTGCTAGGAAG CAAAGAAGCTGCAAAAAGTTCCATACTATACAGCTATAGGCATGGCTTTTCTGGGTTTGCTGCAAGATTGACAGAATCTCAGGCAGAAGCAATTGCAG ACTTTCCTGGAGTTGTCCAAGTGATCCCAAATCGCATTCACAAGCTCCATACAACCAGAAGCTGGGACTTCATTGGGATCAACCAACATTCTTCGAAAAATCTTTTAAGAAATAGCAACATGGGTGAAGGGACAATCATTGGTATGATAGATTCAG GAGTTTGGCCAGAGTCTGAGTGTTTCAATGATGAAGGCATGGGTCCAGTTCCATCACGCTGGAAAGGAATTTGCCAACAAGGAGAGCGCTTCAATTCCACAAATTGCAACAAGAAACTTATTGGAGCTCGTTGGTTTGTGAAAGGAATGAGGGATGAAAGCAAACTGCCCATTAATGACACTGACACCATAGAATTTCTGTCCCCACGAGATGTAATTGGCCATGGAACTCATACGGCTTCGACAGCAGCTggctattttgttaaaaatgcaAACTACAGGGGATTAGCTGCTGGTTTAGCTAGAGGAGGAGCGCCGCTTGCTCACCTTGCTATTTACAAGGCTTGTTGGGCAATTGGTAACGGAGGATGCAGTGATGCTGACCTTCTAAAAGCATTTGACAAAGCCATACATGACGGAGTGGATATCCTATCCTTATCTGTTGGCGATGACATTCCTCTGTTCTCCTATGTCGATCAGCGTGACCCAATTGCAATTGGTTCTTTCCACGCAACCGCTAAGGGGATCAGTGTAGTTTGTTCAGCAGGAAATGATGGTCCTATCTCGCAAACAATATCAAACACTGCACCATGGGTCATCACCGTTGCAGCCACCACAATAGACAGGGCCTTCCCAACAGCCATTACACTTGGAAATAACCGCACTATATGG GGCCAATCTATCGATATTGGAAAACATCATCTTGGATTCACTGGCCTTACATACTCAGAACGCATAGCTGTAGATCCCACAGATGATTCAGC CAAGGACTGTCAGCCAGGAAGTCTCAATGCAACGAAGGCAGCAGGGAAAATTGTACTTTGTTTCTCAAAATCACATCAACAGAATATAGCCTCTGCATCAAATTCTGTTCTGGTGGCAGGAGGAGTTGGACTCATATTTGCACATTTTCATGATGACGGGCTTTTATCATGCAATATAATCCCATGTATTAGAGTAGATTATGAAGTAGGGACACAAATACTTTCCTACATCAGAAGAGCAAG GTCTCCAACTGCAAAGCTTAGTTTTCCAAGAACGGACATTGGGAATTGGGTGTCTCCACGAGTTGCATCTTTCTCATCCAGAGGACCAAGTTCCATGTCCCCATCAGTGCTAAAG CCTGACATCGCTGCACCGGGTGTTGACATCTTAGCGGCATATCCACCAGTATATACAAAACACAGCAATGGGTTTGCACTGCAATCAGGAACTTCAATGGCTTGTCCCCATGTGGCAGGAATAGTAGCTCTCATTAAATCTGTACATCAGAACTGGTCACCTGCAGCGATAAGATCAGCTCTGGTCACAACCG CTTACCAAATTGGAACAGATGGAACGAATATATCTCAAGATGGCCCCAATCGCAAGGTAGCTGATGCATTTGACTTAGGTGGTGGGCATGTTAATCCCAACAAAGCAGTGGATCCAGGGCTGATTTACAACATTAGCACAGATGATTATGTTCAGTTCCTCTGCTCCATAGGTTACAGCAGTGCCTCCATCGCCAGTTTGACCAAGACAACAATCGATTGTGTGGAGAAAAGCCATTTTGAACTCAATCTCAACCTCCCTTCTATCACAATTCCTAACCTCAAAAAAACAGTAACAGTAACAAGAACGGTGACAAATGTAGGACACTTAACTTCAGTCTATAAAGTTATGGTGGAGGCTCCATATGACATAAAAATGACAGTAAAGCCTCAAACTTTGAGTTTCAATTCAACCACCCAAATTCTTTCCTTCCAAGTTACCTTCTCCTCAACACAAAAACTATATGGAGACTACAAATTCGGAAGTCTAACATGGACAGACGGCAAGCATCTTGTTAGGATTCCTATAGCTGTACGGCCATCAAACCTGGATCATATATATGGAAATGCATAA